From Chryseobacterium tructae, one genomic window encodes:
- a CDS encoding sugar 3,4-ketoisomerase: protein MTPHIIDFLKIGSPELGYITVAEAQKNVPFSINRVYWTYFTPQDVIRGGHAHKKLQQVIFAVSGTIEFNTQDLEGNEATFILDSPSKGLYIPELIWRDIKFSHNAVLLCLASELYEEDDYFRDFEDFKNHKK from the coding sequence ATGACTCCGCATATTATAGATTTTTTAAAGATCGGATCTCCGGAATTAGGATATATTACTGTAGCTGAAGCTCAAAAAAATGTTCCTTTTTCCATCAACAGAGTTTACTGGACTTATTTTACCCCTCAAGATGTAATCCGTGGAGGACATGCCCATAAGAAACTGCAGCAGGTTATCTTTGCAGTTTCGGGCACCATAGAATTCAATACCCAGGATTTGGAAGGTAATGAGGCTACATTCATTTTAGACTCGCCTTCCAAAGGACTTTATATTCCGGAATTAATCTGGAGAGACATTAAGTTCAGTCACAATGCTGTTCTTTTATGTCTGGCATCTGAACTTTACGAAGAAGATGATTATTTCAGAGATTTTGAAGATTTTAAAAACCACAAAAAATGA
- a CDS encoding acyltransferase encodes MIHPLADVQSQNIGEGTFVWQFCVILKGAKIGNGCNINCQVLIENDVTIGDHVTIKPGVQIWDGVDLEDNVFIGPNVTFTNDLFPKSKNKEFKLEKTLVKKGASIGANATILAGITIGENALIGAGSVVTKSVPDNEIWVGNPAKFLKNNKNDKVS; translated from the coding sequence ATGATACATCCTTTAGCTGACGTACAATCTCAAAATATAGGTGAAGGAACTTTTGTATGGCAGTTTTGTGTCATTTTAAAAGGAGCAAAAATTGGCAATGGGTGCAACATCAATTGTCAGGTACTTATAGAAAATGATGTTACCATTGGAGATCATGTTACGATAAAACCCGGAGTTCAGATCTGGGATGGTGTTGACCTTGAAGATAATGTATTTATAGGGCCTAATGTAACTTTTACTAATGATCTTTTTCCAAAGTCTAAGAATAAAGAATTCAAACTGGAGAAAACATTGGTAAAAAAAGGAGCTTCCATTGGTGCCAATGCTACTATTTTAGCAGGAATCACCATCGGCGAAAATGCATTAATCGGTGCCGGAAGCGTGGTTACTAAAAGTGTTCCTGATAACGAAATATGGGTTGGAAACCCTGCAAAATTTTTAAAGAATAATAAGAATGATAAAGTTTCTTGA
- a CDS encoding DegT/DnrJ/EryC1/StrS family aminotransferase: protein MIKFLDLQKVNLKYQQEIEDSLLQTFRSGWYLLGEKTKAFESNLAQYIGTKHAIGVANGLDALRLILRAYIELGIMKPGDEILVPSNTYIASILAVSDNGLVPVLVEPEINTYNIDIAKIEEKITSKTKGILIVHLQGRIVFSEQLKEIAQKHDLKIIEDNAQTIGAEWNGIKSGNLGDAAGFSFYPGKNLGALGDAGAVTTNDDELAKAIRALANYGSNQKYVNIYQGLNSRLDELQSAVLDIKLKYIDDENNARRIIAKRFINEITNPDIILPEYPENEHEHVWHVFVIRTHRRDALQAYLTEHGIQTIIHYPIPPHKQEAYKEWNDLSFPISEKFMQKF from the coding sequence ATGATAAAGTTTCTTGATTTACAAAAAGTTAATCTTAAATATCAACAAGAAATAGAGGATAGCTTACTTCAAACTTTCAGATCTGGATGGTATCTTTTAGGAGAAAAAACCAAAGCTTTTGAAAGTAATTTAGCTCAATATATAGGAACAAAACATGCCATTGGCGTAGCGAACGGACTGGATGCGTTGCGTCTCATTCTTCGTGCTTATATAGAACTAGGAATTATGAAACCCGGAGACGAAATTCTTGTTCCTTCGAATACTTATATCGCTTCTATATTAGCTGTTTCTGATAACGGACTGGTTCCAGTCCTGGTAGAGCCAGAAATCAATACATACAATATTGATATTGCTAAAATTGAAGAAAAGATTACATCAAAAACAAAAGGAATTCTTATTGTTCATCTTCAGGGAAGAATTGTATTCTCGGAACAGCTTAAAGAAATTGCTCAGAAACATGATTTAAAAATCATTGAAGATAATGCTCAAACCATCGGAGCAGAATGGAACGGCATAAAATCCGGAAATCTAGGAGATGCCGCTGGATTTAGCTTTTATCCTGGGAAAAACCTAGGAGCATTAGGAGATGCAGGTGCTGTAACGACCAATGATGATGAACTTGCAAAGGCCATCAGAGCATTGGCTAACTATGGTTCTAACCAAAAATATGTAAACATTTATCAAGGATTAAATTCCAGACTTGATGAGCTACAGTCCGCTGTTTTAGACATCAAACTTAAATATATTGATGACGAAAATAACGCAAGGAGAATTATTGCGAAAAGATTCATCAATGAAATCACCAACCCTGATATCATCCTTCCTGAATATCCTGAAAATGAACATGAACATGTATGGCATGTTTTCGTTATCAGAACTCATAGAAGAGATGCACTTCAGGCTTATCTTACGGAACATGGAATACAAACTATCATCCACTACCCTATTCCTCCTCACAAGCAGGAAGCCTACAAAGAGTGGAATGATCTGTCTTTCCCGATCAGTGAAAAATTCATGCAGAAGTTTTAA
- a CDS encoding glycosyltransferase family 2 protein, with protein MEQPLVTVVVVSYNHSQFIKENLDSIKSQTYKNIQLIVGDDASPDHSVEVFEQWLQENNYPAEKNFHTKNTGLPTMLNECMDLAKGKYIKIIAADDFLHPESIEKSVSTLERLGNEYGMSFSHTHAVNNDSEIIEDIADYDALGKIDPRIFNEELLKGNRIAALTVLLRTDVVRETGKYDAQFIIEDYYRWLKVSQKYLIAYIPEKLAYYRLHTDNISKVKADRIEMEAALLQMMFDKKGVSRGSINYITQKLYQSGAQLPEEYTNAYHAYPFRSKKLDFAIRKKLPFSLYKILKKII; from the coding sequence ATGGAACAGCCATTAGTAACAGTGGTTGTAGTTTCCTATAATCATTCTCAATTCATAAAAGAAAACCTGGACAGCATAAAAAGTCAAACCTACAAAAACATTCAGCTGATTGTAGGGGATGATGCTTCCCCAGATCATTCAGTAGAAGTTTTTGAACAGTGGCTGCAGGAAAATAACTATCCTGCAGAAAAAAACTTCCATACTAAAAATACAGGCCTGCCAACCATGCTGAATGAATGTATGGATCTGGCCAAAGGAAAATATATAAAAATCATAGCAGCCGATGATTTTCTGCACCCGGAATCTATTGAAAAATCAGTTTCTACATTAGAAAGATTAGGAAATGAATACGGAATGTCTTTTTCTCACACGCATGCTGTGAATAATGACAGTGAAATCATTGAGGATATTGCAGACTATGATGCTTTAGGCAAAATAGATCCTCGTATTTTCAATGAAGAGCTCTTGAAAGGGAACAGAATTGCAGCTTTAACGGTATTATTAAGAACAGATGTCGTAAGGGAGACGGGCAAATATGATGCACAATTTATTATAGAAGACTATTACCGATGGCTAAAGGTCAGCCAAAAATATCTCATCGCTTATATCCCGGAAAAGCTGGCTTATTATAGACTGCATACCGATAATATATCCAAAGTAAAAGCTGACAGAATTGAAATGGAAGCGGCTTTGCTGCAGATGATGTTTGATAAAAAAGGAGTTTCAAGAGGAAGCATCAATTATATTACTCAGAAATTATATCAGTCAGGAGCACAACTTCCTGAGGAATATACCAATGCCTACCATGCCTATCCGTTTCGTTCAAAAAAACTGGACTTCGCCATAAGGAAGAAGCTTCCTTTTTCTTTGTATAAGATATTAAAGAAAATTATCTAA
- a CDS encoding glycosyltransferase family 2 protein — MNPLISIIVPCYNQAVYLDECLESVLQQTYQNWECIIVNDGSPDNTEDLARKWVEKDTRFQYVDKKNGGLSSARNAGIAVAKGEWILPLDADDKISPAYLELAEKEFSNGYTVIYCEAEKFGTENEKWILPEYTPQALAVRNVIFCTAFFKRTDWEKAGGYDTSLIYGLEDWEFWISILKNGGKVYKIKEICFYYRIKENSMIKDMISDNGDMKKMVTHNIVYRKHIEYFTKELGSFEKLYDNNQHLKSILNSKRYVWANKIFNLFNR; from the coding sequence ATGAATCCTTTAATTTCCATCATCGTTCCTTGCTACAATCAGGCTGTTTATCTTGATGAATGTCTTGAATCTGTACTTCAGCAAACCTATCAAAACTGGGAATGTATTATTGTCAATGATGGTTCTCCAGACAATACTGAGGATCTTGCAAGAAAATGGGTAGAAAAAGATACCCGTTTTCAGTATGTTGATAAGAAAAACGGAGGTTTATCTTCCGCAAGAAATGCTGGAATAGCTGTTGCAAAAGGAGAATGGATTTTACCATTAGACGCAGATGATAAAATATCTCCGGCCTATCTGGAACTGGCTGAGAAAGAATTCAGCAATGGGTACACTGTCATTTATTGTGAAGCTGAAAAATTTGGTACAGAAAATGAAAAATGGATTCTGCCCGAATATACTCCACAAGCTTTAGCCGTAAGAAATGTTATTTTTTGTACGGCATTTTTTAAAAGAACAGATTGGGAAAAAGCCGGCGGATATGATACCAGCCTTATTTATGGCCTGGAGGATTGGGAATTCTGGATCTCCATTCTTAAAAACGGAGGTAAAGTGTATAAAATCAAAGAAATTTGTTTCTATTACAGGATCAAAGAAAACTCTATGATTAAAGACATGATCTCTGATAACGGAGACATGAAGAAAATGGTAACCCACAATATTGTGTACAGAAAACACATCGAGTATTTCACAAAGGAACTCGGTAGTTTTGAGAAGCTCTACGATAATAATCAACATTTGAAAAGCATCCTCAACAGTAAGAGGTATGTTTGGGCAAATAAAATTTTTAATCTTTTCAACCGATGA
- a CDS encoding glycosyltransferase family 2 protein, with amino-acid sequence MANFYVIIVTYNAMKWAERCFTSLRDSNIPVKTIVIDNGSTDGTQEYIKINFPEVDFIQSSENLGFGKANNIGIEKAYKEGADFFYLMNQDAWIFPDSMEQLLEVYNSHPNKEQLGILSPMHLDGSEKKLDSHFENYLGKYAKTNRLISDLFLKQLNKWYEIDFVNAAHWLLPKSTIETVGGFNPFYFHYGEDYDYLNRVVYNKKKVILCLDSLVVHDTKQHKAFQSPEAAYKEKWLSLRLQKQTEFMNPAFDFDPVKIKKQLLWDFYKFALKGYTKERIEQREMNKYFLPRLQEIHEHRQKIINSSHPFLNI; translated from the coding sequence ATGGCTAATTTTTATGTAATTATTGTTACTTACAATGCCATGAAATGGGCAGAAAGATGTTTTACAAGTTTACGAGATTCCAACATTCCAGTAAAGACAATCGTTATTGATAACGGTTCCACGGATGGTACTCAAGAGTATATTAAAATAAACTTTCCTGAAGTTGATTTTATTCAGTCTTCGGAAAATTTAGGTTTTGGTAAAGCCAATAATATTGGTATTGAAAAAGCGTATAAAGAAGGAGCCGATTTCTTTTATTTGATGAATCAGGATGCATGGATTTTCCCAGACAGTATGGAACAATTGCTGGAAGTATACAACAGCCATCCCAACAAAGAACAACTCGGTATCTTAAGCCCGATGCATTTAGACGGAAGCGAAAAAAAATTAGATTCCCATTTTGAAAATTATCTGGGAAAATATGCCAAAACAAACCGTTTAATTTCTGACCTATTTTTAAAACAGCTAAATAAATGGTACGAAATAGATTTTGTAAACGCTGCACATTGGTTATTACCTAAGTCTACCATTGAAACCGTTGGTGGTTTCAATCCGTTTTATTTCCATTATGGTGAAGACTATGACTATTTAAATCGTGTTGTTTATAATAAAAAGAAAGTTATACTTTGCCTGGATAGCCTTGTAGTTCATGATACTAAACAGCATAAAGCTTTTCAAAGTCCCGAAGCCGCTTATAAAGAAAAATGGCTTTCATTGAGGTTACAAAAACAAACCGAATTTATGAATCCTGCCTTTGATTTTGATCCCGTAAAAATAAAAAAACAGTTATTATGGGATTTTTATAAATTCGCATTAAAAGGTTATACAAAAGAACGTATTGAGCAACGTGAAATGAATAAGTATTTTTTACCTCGCTTACAGGAAATTCATGAGCATCGTCAAAAAATCATCAACTCTTCACACCCATTTTTAAATATCTAA
- a CDS encoding glycosyltransferase family 2 protein, with amino-acid sequence MKSLPISICILSWKTGKTLRNTLKSYQKYGLLNMVDDIVILFQEVSESDKKLADQYNIRYIGLKDNIGIGKGMKTLAENAVCENILFLEHDFELIENKETAFSRLKSGLEMLDNGFDVVRYRSRNTPGYPLISIRHKGNELDYYDDWHECTSPHLLESLHWLDPASEFPDKIQKQGEYFVTTSRWANWTNNPYLVKKSFLLETIIPFSGETASLERNIAAWWVKQNFRIAQGEGLFKHNDLTKYPKKTIIQKIIGRLKKIFK; translated from the coding sequence TTGAAATCACTCCCTATCAGTATTTGTATTCTTTCCTGGAAAACAGGGAAAACATTGAGAAACACATTGAAATCCTATCAGAAGTATGGTCTTCTGAACATGGTTGATGATATTGTCATTCTTTTTCAGGAAGTAAGTGAATCTGACAAAAAGCTGGCAGATCAGTACAATATCAGATACATAGGACTAAAAGATAATATCGGCATCGGAAAAGGGATGAAAACATTGGCAGAAAATGCAGTTTGTGAAAATATTCTTTTTCTGGAGCATGATTTTGAGCTTATTGAAAATAAGGAAACTGCATTTTCACGTCTCAAAAGTGGACTGGAAATGCTTGACAACGGTTTTGATGTAGTTCGCTACCGAAGCAGGAATACACCTGGCTACCCTCTTATTTCAATCAGACATAAAGGAAATGAGCTCGATTACTATGATGACTGGCACGAGTGTACTTCACCTCATCTTCTGGAATCTCTGCACTGGCTTGACCCAGCCTCAGAATTCCCGGACAAGATACAAAAGCAGGGCGAATATTTTGTGACCACCTCGCGATGGGCCAACTGGACTAATAACCCATACCTTGTGAAGAAAAGCTTCTTGCTTGAGACCATTATTCCTTTCTCAGGAGAAACAGCGTCACTGGAAAGAAATATTGCCGCCTGGTGGGTAAAGCAAAACTTCAGAATCGCACAGGGAGAAGGACTTTTTAAACATAATGATCTCACCAAATATCCGAAGAAAACCATTATTCAGAAAATAATAGGGAGATTAAAAAAAATATTTAAATAA
- a CDS encoding glycosyltransferase family 2 protein, with the protein MPEIHIIIVTYNAMKWAERCFNSLRKSSVPIKCIVIDNGSTDGTQEYIKTHFPEVDLTQSESNLGFGKANNIGIEKAYKNGAEFFYLMNQDAWLYENSMEKMLEVYNSHPNKDEIGIISPIHIDGSEKYLDIFLDQYIAKNYEKTRMISDLYFQTLKPYYEIHFVNAAHWLLPKKTIETIGGFNPYFFHYGEDDEYVNRVHFHQKKVLLVPGSKVVHDGVQLLHKIDFTKYEDVRIEINTLNPSLPNALQQEKKALKQSMFKNLVTGNISKYKELSLKYKKIARDSEKINSLRNQLTQPGSSFLNLS; encoded by the coding sequence ATGCCTGAGATTCATATTATCATTGTTACCTATAATGCCATGAAATGGGCGGAACGGTGTTTTAACAGTTTAAGAAAATCGTCTGTTCCCATAAAATGTATCGTCATAGATAACGGATCTACAGACGGAACCCAGGAATACATAAAAACGCATTTCCCTGAAGTAGATCTCACCCAGTCTGAATCTAATCTTGGATTTGGAAAAGCCAATAATATAGGGATTGAGAAAGCTTATAAAAACGGGGCAGAGTTCTTCTATTTGATGAATCAGGATGCATGGCTGTATGAAAACAGCATGGAAAAAATGCTTGAAGTATATAATAGCCATCCCAACAAAGACGAAATTGGTATCATAAGCCCTATTCATATTGATGGCTCTGAAAAATATCTTGATATTTTCTTAGATCAGTATATTGCCAAGAACTACGAAAAAACAAGAATGATCTCTGATCTGTATTTTCAGACTTTAAAGCCTTATTACGAAATTCATTTTGTAAATGCTGCTCATTGGTTGCTGCCAAAGAAAACAATAGAAACGATAGGCGGTTTCAACCCTTACTTTTTCCATTATGGAGAAGATGATGAATATGTGAACAGGGTTCATTTTCATCAAAAGAAAGTACTGCTGGTTCCAGGGAGTAAAGTAGTTCATGATGGTGTACAGCTGCTTCACAAAATAGATTTTACCAAATACGAAGATGTCCGTATCGAGATCAACACGCTGAATCCTAGCCTTCCTAACGCTTTACAACAAGAAAAGAAGGCATTAAAACAAAGTATGTTTAAAAATCTGGTTACAGGAAATATCAGCAAGTACAAAGAATTATCTCTGAAGTATAAAAAAATAGCGCGAGATAGTGAAAAGATAAACAGCTTACGAAACCAATTGACCCAACCAGGGTCTAGTTTTCTGAATCTATCGTAA
- the asnB gene encoding asparagine synthase (glutamine-hydrolyzing): protein MCGIAGIISSNARNYQEEIRKMTDSLVHRGPDSSHYEFYDNAALGHRRLSIIDLSDNGKQPMFSNTKNECIVLNGEIYGYQDIKKQYAEYPYHGGSDTEVILAMYQRKQENLIHDLPGMFAFAIWDEQKQQLFCARDRFGEKPFYYAIGKNNEFIFASEIKAILASGLIQPKVSSQALSHYLQYGYVSSHQSIYNNIYTLPPAHQLVWKDGKFTVSRYYSIPAKDRAINLSDAKEEFLYLLKNAVKKQLIADVEVGSFLSGGLDSSSVVALVDEFLPHQTTISFGYDHKDNELKYAKEIADKYKTNHIEVHEKKSDLVTSLLKISPFFDEPFADASFIPHYEICRAARKNLTVVLSGDVGDELFGGYHFYTVENKLKKHFSYKNIIAQFGLKLYQQIKPTSFLTRKNMEFSSIMDFHLNDVRNAFNKKERDLLGVSSDYLQTYSFTPDPDSLNDIMRVDLENYVPANMMVKSDRMAMANSLEVRTPFLDLDFAEFCIQLPDQLKLNDNNDKIILREAMGSYWTETIRKRHKQGFGLGVKSWFAEENLMNFSNDLLKDPNHKVFNFIDFKAAQNFLDKDERHWNLLQLALWADNNKSYL, encoded by the coding sequence ATGTGTGGAATAGCGGGAATTATAAGCAGTAATGCCAGAAATTACCAGGAAGAAATCCGAAAGATGACAGATTCGCTGGTGCACCGGGGCCCGGATTCTTCTCACTATGAATTTTATGATAATGCCGCACTAGGCCACCGCCGACTTTCCATTATAGATCTTTCTGACAATGGGAAGCAACCTATGTTTTCCAATACCAAAAATGAATGTATAGTTCTCAATGGTGAAATATATGGCTATCAGGACATCAAAAAACAATATGCAGAATATCCTTATCATGGAGGTTCTGATACTGAAGTCATTCTTGCCATGTATCAGAGAAAACAGGAAAACCTCATCCATGATCTTCCCGGGATGTTTGCATTTGCTATTTGGGATGAACAAAAACAACAGCTTTTCTGTGCAAGAGATCGTTTCGGAGAAAAACCTTTCTATTATGCCATCGGTAAAAACAATGAATTTATTTTTGCTTCAGAAATTAAAGCCATTTTAGCTTCAGGACTTATTCAGCCCAAAGTAAGTTCACAGGCTCTCTCCCATTATCTTCAATATGGATATGTAAGCTCTCATCAGAGTATTTATAACAACATTTATACACTTCCACCAGCCCATCAACTTGTTTGGAAAGATGGAAAATTTACGGTTTCTCGCTACTATAGCATCCCTGCAAAAGATAGAGCCATCAACCTTTCCGATGCTAAGGAAGAGTTTTTGTATCTATTGAAAAATGCGGTCAAGAAACAGCTTATCGCAGATGTAGAAGTAGGAAGTTTCCTGAGTGGAGGATTAGATTCCTCATCTGTTGTAGCATTGGTAGATGAATTTTTACCCCATCAGACTACGATCAGTTTCGGATATGATCATAAAGACAACGAACTGAAATATGCAAAGGAAATTGCAGACAAATACAAAACCAACCACATTGAAGTTCATGAGAAGAAATCTGATCTTGTGACCTCCCTTTTAAAAATATCGCCGTTCTTCGATGAGCCTTTTGCAGATGCTTCCTTTATTCCTCATTATGAAATATGCAGAGCCGCAAGAAAGAACCTTACCGTTGTATTATCTGGAGATGTAGGCGATGAATTGTTTGGAGGGTACCATTTCTATACCGTTGAAAATAAATTAAAGAAACATTTCAGCTATAAAAATATCATTGCTCAGTTTGGGTTAAAACTCTATCAGCAAATAAAACCAACTTCATTCCTTACCCGGAAAAACATGGAATTTTCATCCATTATGGATTTCCATCTGAATGATGTGAGGAACGCCTTCAATAAGAAAGAGCGTGATCTTTTAGGGGTTTCATCTGATTATCTGCAAACGTATAGCTTTACTCCCGATCCTGATTCCTTAAACGATATTATGAGAGTAGATCTGGAGAATTATGTTCCAGCTAATATGATGGTAAAATCAGATAGAATGGCGATGGCCAATTCTCTTGAAGTAAGAACACCATTTCTGGATCTGGACTTTGCAGAATTCTGCATCCAATTACCTGATCAGCTGAAGCTTAATGATAATAATGATAAAATTATCCTACGTGAAGCCATGGGTTCTTACTGGACGGAAACAATCAGAAAACGTCATAAACAAGGATTTGGTCTTGGGGTAAAAAGCTGGTTTGCTGAAGAAAACCTGATGAATTTTTCAAATGATCTGTTAAAAGACCCTAATCATAAGGTATTTAATTTTATAGACTTCAAAGCTGCTCAAAATTTCCTTGACAAGGATGAGAGACATTGGAATCTATTACAACTTGCTTTATGGGCGGATAATAACAAATCATATTTATAA
- a CDS encoding FkbM family methyltransferase, producing the protein MPNYLRSLHSILFKETPISFIKRKLNISYLDNRKLFTIHYNNRKTRIYLNKKFGFVDLYIFENGIYEKYIIDDIRSVLTQDKVLLDIGANIGQHSLLLAPYCKQVYSFEPIPDVYHEFNESIKKNNYTNIKLFNTAIGGSSEVKSFNYVAGHAGMSSFIESKNPGKKLINVQIEPLKKMISDAKFDVVKMDVEGYEAVVILENKDIFLKNRPILFMEFCPAAIDEQGEHTSKDLLQFFFDNQFKVYSRVHKKEFFAIEQELFVNDNLIITPL; encoded by the coding sequence ATGCCTAACTACTTGCGATCCCTTCATAGTATCTTATTTAAAGAAACACCTATCAGCTTCATCAAAAGAAAGCTGAACATTTCCTATCTTGATAACCGTAAACTTTTCACCATTCATTATAATAACAGAAAAACCAGGATTTATCTTAATAAAAAGTTTGGTTTTGTTGATCTGTATATTTTTGAAAATGGCATCTATGAGAAGTATATTATTGATGATATAAGATCTGTTCTTACCCAAGACAAAGTATTGTTGGACATAGGAGCCAATATTGGGCAACATAGTTTACTTCTAGCTCCTTATTGTAAACAGGTCTATTCATTTGAGCCTATTCCCGATGTCTATCATGAGTTTAACGAAAGTATCAAAAAAAACAATTATACAAACATTAAGCTCTTCAATACAGCTATTGGAGGTTCTTCAGAAGTAAAGTCATTTAATTATGTTGCAGGACATGCAGGAATGAGCTCATTTATTGAAAGCAAGAATCCTGGAAAAAAATTGATCAATGTTCAGATAGAGCCTCTTAAAAAAATGATATCTGATGCTAAGTTTGATGTTGTGAAAATGGATGTTGAGGGATATGAAGCGGTTGTCATTCTGGAAAACAAAGATATCTTCCTAAAAAACAGACCTATTTTATTTATGGAATTTTGTCCGGCTGCTATTGATGAACAGGGAGAGCATACTTCTAAGGACTTGCTTCAGTTCTTTTTTGATAATCAGTTTAAAGTATACAGCAGAGTACATAAAAAAGAATTTTTTGCTATCGAACAGGAATTGTTCGTTAATGATAACTTAATTATTACTCCCCTTTAG
- a CDS encoding glycosyltransferase family 2 protein — translation MKISVIIPVYNAEKYILKAVESALQFEEVSEVILVEDQSPDNALQICSELAQKYSKVKLFQHPDKGNHGAGASRNLGIEKATGNFIAFLDADDHYLPNRFDAEKELFKDSKIDGVFNAIGTEYLTEKGKEEFQSKFKEISLSTVNYPAEGEEVFKGLLSLSTKTFGTSFHLNSLTIRKISLESHHIRFNKDLRVHQDSDFIIKLAYHCYLKTGNITEAVAMRGIHDNNRITKIVKYSPQYNQRQFLLWQSLNQWAISNQIPTEPRKRIYLLYKSFDLSLKKGLLKYFNILGEVLKNPEILKTKYRFTYSNR, via the coding sequence ATGAAGATCTCCGTAATTATTCCCGTATACAATGCCGAAAAATATATTTTAAAAGCTGTAGAATCTGCTTTACAGTTTGAGGAAGTTTCTGAAGTAATTTTAGTAGAAGATCAATCACCAGATAATGCACTTCAGATATGCAGCGAACTGGCTCAAAAATATAGTAAAGTAAAACTTTTCCAACATCCGGATAAAGGAAACCATGGTGCAGGAGCATCAAGAAACCTTGGTATAGAAAAAGCCACAGGTAATTTTATTGCCTTTCTTGATGCAGACGATCATTACCTTCCTAATCGATTTGATGCTGAAAAAGAGCTTTTCAAAGACTCAAAGATAGATGGGGTATTCAATGCTATTGGTACTGAATATTTAACAGAAAAAGGGAAAGAAGAGTTTCAATCTAAATTTAAAGAAATATCCCTAAGTACAGTTAATTATCCTGCCGAGGGTGAAGAAGTATTTAAAGGACTCTTAAGCCTATCAACTAAAACTTTCGGTACTTCTTTCCATCTCAATTCACTTACGATTAGAAAGATTTCTCTGGAGTCTCACCATATACGATTCAATAAGGATCTTCGTGTACATCAGGACTCAGATTTCATTATCAAACTCGCATATCATTGTTATTTAAAAACAGGAAATATCACAGAAGCTGTTGCTATGAGAGGTATTCATGACAATAACAGGATCACTAAAATTGTAAAATATTCTCCGCAATATAACCAGAGACAGTTTCTTTTATGGCAATCTCTCAATCAATGGGCGATTTCCAATCAGATTCCCACAGAACCCAGAAAAAGAATCTATTTACTTTATAAATCATTTGATCTGTCCTTAAAGAAAGGCCTTCTCAAATACTTTAATATTTTAGGAGAAGTCCTTAAAAACCCAGAAATATTAAAGACCAAATACCGTTTCACTTACTCCAATAGATAA